From the genome of Sphingobacterium kitahiroshimense, one region includes:
- a CDS encoding protein-export chaperone SecB has product MQSASFKISNYKFTKTLLDFSFYKEGEIDVSFAVSGTFIKSRSIFELRFAIIAKSEGITEAFVSVDCESIFEFTNVSSLAEVPDYFYTNCIAILFPYLRAYVSTITVQSNIRPIILPTLNLSDLNEPLKQHTNEID; this is encoded by the coding sequence ATGCAATCAGCATCTTTCAAAATTTCGAACTACAAGTTCACTAAAACATTATTAGATTTTTCTTTTTATAAAGAAGGTGAAATCGATGTTTCTTTTGCTGTATCAGGCACTTTTATAAAATCAAGATCTATTTTTGAATTAAGGTTTGCAATAATCGCAAAAAGTGAAGGTATTACTGAAGCTTTTGTTTCAGTTGATTGCGAAAGTATTTTCGAGTTTACTAATGTTTCAAGCCTAGCGGAAGTCCCAGATTATTTCTACACAAATTGTATAGCAATTCTTTTTCCATACTTAAGGGCTTATGTAAGTACAATTACTGTGCAATCAAATATCCGTCCCATAATTCTTCCAACTTTGAATTTGTCAGATTTAAATGAGCCTTTAAAGCAACATACTAACGAGATAGATTAG
- a CDS encoding HIRAN domain-containing protein: MSEFSKIYLAWRKGSGSRRHIVGLLEKDNDNNVTFQYLPEAKTLRKTEGFIPYFKFQDLDKVYDVNVLSIFSHRLIKTDRPDVQNFLDFWEVPADKADDKFYLLGKTQGLTATDNFEFLAEYHNTTDLHFLTDISGLSYAQIPRNFVKNGDLLQYALDKDNEHDKEAVIVTFNGTKLGYIKRIHCRVFQEAPNLLLSVKAIEQNGVIRKIFVKVTN; this comes from the coding sequence ATGAGTGAGTTTTCAAAAATTTATCTTGCATGGCGTAAGGGGTCGGGATCCCGTAGGCATATTGTTGGTCTTTTGGAAAAAGACAACGATAATAATGTTACATTTCAATATTTACCTGAAGCCAAAACATTAAGAAAGACAGAAGGATTTATACCCTATTTCAAGTTTCAAGACTTAGACAAGGTATATGACGTCAATGTACTTTCTATTTTCTCCCATAGATTAATAAAAACGGATCGTCCTGATGTTCAAAATTTTTTAGACTTTTGGGAAGTTCCTGCTGATAAGGCAGATGACAAATTTTATTTACTTGGCAAAACTCAGGGCTTAACGGCAACTGACAACTTTGAATTTCTTGCAGAATACCATAATACAACAGATCTTCATTTTTTAACCGATATTTCAGGACTTTCTTATGCTCAGATTCCTCGAAACTTTGTAAAGAACGGAGACTTACTCCAATATGCGTTGGATAAAGATAATGAGCATGATAAAGAAGCTGTAATTGTAACATTCAACGGTACCAAGCTTGGATATATAAAAAGAATACATTGTCGAGTATTTCAAGAAGCTCCAAATTTATTATTGAGTGTAAAGGCTATTGAGCAAAATGGCGTAATCAGAAAAATATTCGTTAAAGTAACTAATTAG